A window of Halobellus sp. LT62 contains these coding sequences:
- a CDS encoding carbohydrate ABC transporter permease yields MPEFTKPYESRWQAFLLLLPTFAVLIAFLYYPGIETFRLSLQQTILLGTRKTFVGIENYITLATSSTYHWSFAISVAFAAVVVIGTLAASLFVAYLLFQVDVGSSTYLIAAIWPYALPTAVAASVLLFLLHPSLGILTFVLESLTGTSLEWFTNGPQAFAIVALVAIWKQLGYNIIFMVAALNNIPETLTESAKLDGVGHLKMLYRVYVPLMSPTLVFLVVMNTIYAFFQTFPLVDLMTSGGPNEATNLLIFKLYRDAFEFSNLGLASAESVVLFAVVAILMYVQLRLSESYTTYA; encoded by the coding sequence ATGCCGGAATTCACCAAACCATACGAGTCGCGGTGGCAGGCGTTTCTGCTGCTGCTTCCGACGTTCGCCGTACTGATCGCCTTTCTGTACTACCCGGGGATCGAGACCTTCAGGTTAAGTCTCCAACAGACGATCCTGCTGGGAACCCGAAAGACGTTCGTGGGTATCGAGAACTACATCACCCTCGCCACCTCGTCGACGTACCACTGGAGCTTCGCGATCTCAGTTGCCTTCGCTGCGGTCGTCGTCATCGGGACGCTCGCGGCGTCGCTTTTCGTCGCGTACCTCCTCTTCCAAGTCGACGTGGGCTCGTCGACGTACCTGATCGCGGCGATCTGGCCGTACGCGCTGCCCACGGCCGTCGCTGCGTCAGTGCTTTTGTTCCTCCTGCACCCGTCGCTCGGGATCCTCACCTTCGTACTGGAGAGTCTCACCGGAACCTCGCTGGAGTGGTTCACGAACGGACCCCAAGCGTTCGCGATCGTCGCCCTCGTTGCCATCTGGAAGCAGTTAGGATACAACATCATCTTCATGGTCGCCGCGCTGAACAACATTCCCGAGACGCTGACCGAATCGGCGAAGTTAGACGGAGTCGGGCATCTCAAGATGCTGTATCGGGTGTACGTCCCGCTGATGTCGCCGACGCTCGTGTTCCTCGTGGTGATGAACACCATCTACGCGTTCTTCCAGACGTTCCCGCTCGTCGACCTGATGACGAGCGGCGGACCGAACGAGGCCACGAACCTGCTGATCTTCAAACTGTACCGCGACGCCTTCGAGTTCAGCAACCTCGGACTCGCGTCCGCGGAGTCGGTCGTCCTGTTCGCCGTCGTGGCGATACTGATGTACGTTCAGTTGCGGTTGTCCGAGAGTTACACTACCTATGCGTGA
- a CDS encoding glycerophosphodiester phosphodiesterase yields the protein MRAIAHRGCLTQYPENTLRAFRRSSEAVDMIELDVQRCGSGELVVFHDETLDRVTDVTGEVASTPYDVLESASVLGSDEPVPRLVDVFDAVPADVGLNLELKGRDVAADAVGVAAGYDHEVIVSSFYPGDVADAREAGAPAIAFLCYDDTGDDESEESVTEERETDFDVGAALDVADELGCEYVHPGVDLCLDTDVVTRAHERGFEVNAWTAADADTVRELNARGVDGVVIDDCELAALCEGE from the coding sequence TTGCGGGCGATCGCACACCGCGGCTGCCTGACGCAGTACCCCGAGAACACCCTTCGTGCCTTCCGACGGTCCAGCGAGGCTGTCGATATGATCGAACTCGACGTCCAGCGGTGCGGATCCGGAGAACTGGTCGTCTTTCACGACGAGACGCTCGACCGGGTCACCGACGTCACCGGCGAGGTCGCCTCGACGCCCTACGACGTGTTGGAATCGGCCTCGGTGCTCGGAAGCGACGAGCCCGTTCCGCGGTTGGTCGACGTCTTCGATGCGGTGCCCGCAGATGTGGGATTGAACCTCGAACTGAAGGGGCGGGACGTCGCCGCCGACGCCGTCGGGGTCGCGGCCGGGTACGACCACGAGGTGATCGTCTCATCGTTTTATCCCGGCGACGTCGCCGACGCCCGCGAGGCGGGCGCACCGGCGATCGCGTTCTTGTGTTACGACGACACGGGCGACGATGAGTCCGAGGAAAGCGTCACGGAGGAGCGCGAGACCGACTTCGACGTCGGCGCGGCGCTCGATGTCGCCGACGAACTCGGCTGTGAGTACGTCCACCCCGGCGTGGATCTCTGTCTCGACACCGACGTCGTCACGCGCGCCCACGAGCGCGGGTTCGAGGTCAACGCGTGGACGGCCGCCGACGCGGACACGGTCCGCGAACTGAACGCCCGCGGCGTCGACGGCGTCGTGATCGACGATTGTGAGTTGGCGGCGCTCTGTGAGGGAGAATAA
- a CDS encoding ABC transporter substrate-binding protein, which translates to MKLTRSRRTFIKGAGAATIAGLAGCSSQDGGDGSGDGSGGDSGGDSSGGDSNGTTAGDSGSDSVTIQFWHAMGGDLAQRIDDIVNSFEEQSDGITVETTSRNSYRDNLNATTSAVSSGNPPALSQIFEIGTQLAIDSQAFVPVEDIIPSDRINFDNFLDPVLDFYRVDGKLNSMPFNSSNAIMMYNRDAFEEAGLDPDSPPTTYQGITDAANTLTSEGVVETGLTGPNHSWFVESWFAQQNTTLVNNENGRSGRATESNLESEAAQNIFEWWVDLYEQDQYLNPGIEAWGEAQQAFLTQETGMIIYSTSSIAPMQQGAADNGFELDTAYLPSPGGDRTGIPIGGASLWVPRGLSDAQQQATAELLLYMTQPEQQAQWHTGTGYFPVREESISQLEDEGFYEENPAFRTAIDQLNETESTPATSGALMGPFPEVRTIIEEGYVSMIQDGGPSVSDGLSQVKSDVDAALQDYNDRVS; encoded by the coding sequence ATGAAGCTGACACGATCCAGACGGACGTTCATCAAAGGCGCGGGCGCGGCAACCATCGCGGGACTGGCCGGCTGTTCGAGCCAAGACGGCGGCGACGGATCCGGAGACGGGTCAGGCGGCGACAGCGGCGGTGACTCCAGCGGCGGCGACTCCAACGGAACGACCGCGGGCGACTCCGGCAGCGATTCGGTCACGATCCAGTTCTGGCACGCGATGGGCGGCGACCTCGCTCAGCGGATCGACGACATCGTGAACAGCTTCGAGGAGCAAAGCGACGGAATCACCGTCGAGACGACGTCGCGCAACAGCTACCGCGACAACCTCAACGCGACTACATCCGCGGTGAGTTCCGGGAATCCGCCGGCGCTCTCTCAGATCTTCGAGATCGGGACGCAACTGGCTATCGACAGCCAAGCGTTCGTTCCCGTCGAGGACATCATCCCGAGCGACCGGATCAACTTCGACAACTTCCTCGATCCGGTGTTGGACTTCTATCGCGTGGACGGGAAGCTCAACTCGATGCCGTTCAACTCCAGTAACGCGATTATGATGTACAACCGGGACGCCTTCGAGGAGGCCGGACTCGATCCCGACAGCCCGCCGACGACCTATCAGGGCATTACGGACGCCGCGAACACGCTTACGAGCGAGGGCGTCGTCGAGACTGGGTTGACGGGCCCGAACCACTCGTGGTTCGTCGAGTCGTGGTTCGCCCAACAGAACACGACGCTCGTGAACAACGAGAACGGGCGCAGCGGGCGCGCGACCGAGTCGAACCTCGAGAGCGAGGCCGCACAGAACATCTTCGAGTGGTGGGTCGACCTGTACGAACAGGACCAGTACCTCAATCCGGGCATCGAGGCGTGGGGCGAGGCCCAGCAGGCGTTCCTGACCCAAGAGACGGGGATGATCATCTACTCGACGTCGAGTATCGCCCCGATGCAGCAGGGCGCTGCCGACAACGGGTTCGAGCTCGACACGGCGTACCTGCCCTCTCCCGGCGGCGATCGAACGGGCATCCCGATCGGCGGCGCGTCGCTGTGGGTCCCACGGGGGCTCTCGGACGCGCAGCAGCAGGCGACCGCGGAGCTGCTTCTGTACATGACACAGCCCGAACAGCAGGCGCAGTGGCACACGGGGACCGGGTACTTCCCGGTTCGCGAAGAGTCGATCTCCCAGCTCGAAGACGAGGGCTTCTACGAGGAGAATCCGGCGTTCCGGACGGCGATCGATCAGCTCAACGAGACCGAAAGTACGCCCGCGACCAGCGGGGCCCTGATGGGTCCGTTCCCGGAGGTCCGGACGATTATCGAGGAGGGGTACGTGAGTATGATCCAAGACGGCGGCCCGAGCGTCTCCGACGGCCTCTCACAGGTCAAAAGCGACGTCGACGCGGCGCTGCAGGACTACAACGACCGAGTCTCGTAA
- the phnE gene encoding phosphonate ABC transporter, permease protein PhnE, which yields MATEQPDRRTWQRPTAFYNHYVKWAVYAVIAVFLLWSAWNMRISPARMAAGWDSAVGLITGMFPPEFTPFKTDLLIEGLVESVAMSIIATIIGVIISIPVAFMAAENIAPRPVYVLGRGIITVSRAFHELIIAIIAVKAVGIGALAGVIALSYKTIGFFAKLLAEEIEDIDGGQKEAVESTGASQTETMLFGVVPQVMPRVVGLTIYRWDINIRHSTIVGIVGAGGIGSTLLSSFDQYDYDFFLTIILAIIAIVMVGEFISTYVRRQIQ from the coding sequence ATGGCGACAGAACAACCAGACCGCCGGACGTGGCAGCGACCGACCGCGTTCTACAACCACTACGTGAAGTGGGCGGTGTACGCGGTCATCGCCGTATTCCTCCTGTGGAGCGCGTGGAATATGCGGATCTCGCCCGCCCGGATGGCTGCGGGGTGGGACTCGGCGGTCGGACTCATCACCGGGATGTTCCCGCCGGAGTTCACGCCGTTCAAGACGGATCTCCTGATCGAGGGACTAGTCGAATCGGTCGCGATGTCGATCATCGCGACGATCATCGGCGTGATCATCTCCATTCCGGTGGCGTTTATGGCCGCCGAGAACATCGCGCCGCGCCCGGTGTACGTACTGGGCCGGGGAATCATCACCGTCTCGAGAGCGTTCCACGAGCTCATCATCGCTATCATCGCCGTCAAGGCGGTCGGAATCGGCGCGCTCGCGGGCGTCATCGCGCTGTCGTACAAGACGATCGGTTTCTTCGCGAAGCTGCTCGCCGAAGAGATCGAAGATATCGACGGGGGGCAGAAAGAGGCCGTCGAATCGACCGGCGCGAGCCAGACCGAGACGATGTTGTTCGGGGTCGTTCCGCAGGTGATGCCGCGCGTCGTCGGGCTGACGATCTACCGCTGGGACATCAACATCCGTCACAGCACGATCGTCGGGATCGTCGGGGCAGGCGGTATCGGATCGACGCTCCTGAGCTCCTTCGACCAGTACGACTACGACTTCTTCCTGACGATTATCCTCGCGATCATCGCCATCGTCATGGTCGGTGAGTTCATCAGCACCTACGTCAGGAGGCAGATACAATGA
- a CDS encoding carbohydrate ABC transporter permease: MATSSTSESTLARLLPEDVDTEQALVHGGLIVSIFLMGLPLLLALIMSTQTTTEVYEVTNVGIGSQGLSNYGTVLGEYNFGQYMINSVVMSIIIVVGKVTLSLFAALALVYYRFPYERAVFMFILLTLLLPVPVRIVPLFDLMARLGWGNTLMAITGPYIASATAVFLFRQHFMAIPASLVENAHLDGVGPLTFLWKVLIPMSKGMIAGVSVITFIYAWNQYLWPLIIMSDQNKQVVQVGLRFLQAASQSGLTRWGIIMAGAVIALLPPLAVLIVLHKPLLETLAIQQK; encoded by the coding sequence ATGGCAACGAGCTCAACCTCGGAATCGACGCTCGCGCGGCTCCTTCCCGAGGACGTCGACACCGAGCAGGCCCTCGTCCACGGCGGGCTCATCGTGTCGATATTCCTGATGGGGCTCCCCCTGCTGTTGGCGCTGATTATGAGCACCCAGACGACGACCGAGGTGTACGAAGTCACCAACGTCGGAATCGGGAGCCAAGGGCTCTCGAACTACGGGACGGTACTGGGCGAGTACAACTTCGGACAGTACATGATAAACTCGGTCGTGATGTCGATAATCATCGTCGTCGGGAAGGTGACGCTGTCGCTGTTCGCGGCGCTGGCGCTCGTTTACTACCGGTTCCCCTACGAGCGCGCCGTGTTCATGTTCATCCTGCTCACCCTCCTGTTACCGGTCCCCGTTCGGATCGTGCCGCTCTTCGATCTGATGGCGCGGCTCGGCTGGGGGAACACGCTGATGGCGATCACGGGACCGTACATCGCGAGCGCGACGGCGGTGTTCCTGTTCCGACAGCACTTTATGGCGATTCCAGCCTCGCTCGTGGAAAACGCCCACCTCGACGGCGTCGGGCCGTTGACGTTCCTCTGGAAGGTGTTGATTCCGATGTCGAAGGGAATGATCGCCGGCGTCTCGGTGATCACCTTCATCTACGCGTGGAACCAGTACCTCTGGCCGCTCATCATTATGAGTGATCAGAACAAACAGGTGGTACAGGTCGGGCTCAGGTTCCTCCAAGCGGCCTCGCAGTCGGGACTCACCCGGTGGGGAATCATTATGGCCGGCGCGGTGATCGCGCTCCTGCCCCCACTGGCCGTGCTCATCGTGCTGCACAAACCGCTTCTCGAAACGCTCGCGATTCAACAGAAGTGA
- the phnE gene encoding phosphonate ABC transporter, permease protein PhnE: MTDYRTWERRTPRQRFVRYLFVLIALVAAAISWQLLQINYNYVGTAPAEFMDLVNRMYPPNVAYTGQIVSPMIETIHIAILGTALAVLLSIPVALLGAENTTPNRLGFVIGKFIISASRSVNVIIWALVFVIVFGSGALAGTLAIAVRSIGFCSKLIAEAIEEIDPGQVEAIKATGANSVEAAIYGIAPQIKPAFIGVSTYRWDINVRASTIIGFVGAGGIGVELNTSINFFAWQQVLTILLAILGIVIFSEITSAYLRRKAR; the protein is encoded by the coding sequence ATGACCGATTACCGAACGTGGGAACGACGGACGCCGCGGCAGCGGTTCGTGCGGTACCTCTTCGTCCTGATCGCGCTGGTCGCCGCGGCCATCTCGTGGCAGCTCCTGCAGATCAACTACAACTACGTCGGCACCGCGCCCGCGGAGTTTATGGATCTGGTCAACCGGATGTATCCGCCGAACGTGGCGTACACCGGACAGATCGTCTCGCCGATGATCGAGACGATCCACATCGCGATTCTCGGCACGGCACTGGCGGTGCTGCTGTCGATCCCGGTCGCGCTGCTCGGCGCGGAGAACACCACGCCGAACCGGCTCGGCTTCGTGATCGGGAAGTTCATCATCTCGGCCTCCCGGTCGGTTAACGTCATCATCTGGGCGCTCGTCTTCGTCATCGTCTTCGGTTCCGGCGCGCTCGCCGGGACGCTTGCCATCGCCGTCCGCTCGATCGGCTTCTGTTCGAAGCTCATCGCGGAAGCGATCGAGGAGATCGATCCCGGTCAAGTCGAGGCGATCAAGGCGACAGGCGCGAACTCGGTCGAAGCAGCCATCTACGGGATCGCACCGCAGATCAAGCCCGCCTTCATCGGAGTCAGCACCTACCGGTGGGACATCAACGTCCGAGCGTCCACGATCATCGGGTTCGTCGGAGCGGGCGGGATCGGCGTCGAACTGAACACGTCGATCAACTTCTTCGCGTGGCAGCAGGTGCTGACGATCCTGCTCGCGATCCTCGGCATCGTCATCTTCAGTGAGATCACGTCGGCGTACCTCCGCCGGAAGGCTCGCTGA
- a CDS encoding MgtC/SapB family protein has product MQIGPESVPINVDVVNLFVAGALGMLLGLEREWSNKSAGIRTFTLTSLVGVAAATLGQTVLLALGGLLVLTQGILLGVRGIMVELRGDTDAEGGGLALTTSTSLLVAYVVGVLVGMDLLLVGVVIAITSSFLLVLRRELHTFANRLSHEEVRGAAEFAIIAFVVYPLLPAGTYGPWDAIDPQLIWMLVIAVSAIGFANYAIMQRYGGRGMLITGFFGGLVNSTAVIGEIANRAKSNAGIIDLAVATILVADAAMAVRNLIIVVAFVPESAFSVGLPLGLIAIGGVALTGYERNWTGDIDLDLDSPFSSANALTFGGLFLAVLVITAGAQQMFGTAGFLVTSFLSGLLSSGTTTTTAVSLASTGQITPAVAAQGVLAGTLASIFVKVWLAVGINRKLLAPVTIRSIYLSLLGLAGVLAVQVL; this is encoded by the coding sequence ATGCAGATCGGACCCGAGAGCGTTCCGATCAACGTGGACGTGGTCAATCTGTTCGTCGCCGGAGCGTTGGGTATGCTTCTCGGCTTAGAGCGCGAGTGGTCCAACAAGTCGGCGGGGATTCGAACCTTCACGCTCACGAGCCTCGTCGGCGTCGCGGCGGCGACGCTCGGACAGACCGTCCTGCTGGCGCTCGGCGGACTGTTGGTTCTCACGCAGGGGATCCTTCTCGGCGTGCGCGGGATTATGGTCGAACTCCGCGGCGACACCGACGCCGAGGGTGGCGGCCTCGCGCTGACGACGTCGACGTCGCTACTGGTCGCGTACGTCGTCGGCGTGCTCGTCGGGATGGACCTGCTCTTGGTGGGCGTCGTCATCGCGATCACGTCGTCGTTCCTCTTGGTCCTCCGCCGGGAGCTCCACACCTTCGCGAACCGCCTCTCACACGAGGAGGTCCGCGGCGCGGCCGAGTTTGCGATCATCGCGTTCGTCGTTTATCCCCTCCTCCCGGCCGGGACGTACGGGCCGTGGGACGCCATCGATCCGCAACTCATCTGGATGCTGGTCATCGCCGTCAGCGCGATCGGGTTCGCGAACTACGCGATTATGCAGCGCTACGGCGGCCGCGGAATGCTGATTACCGGCTTCTTCGGCGGCCTCGTCAACTCGACGGCGGTCATCGGCGAGATCGCGAACCGCGCGAAGTCCAACGCGGGCATCATCGATCTCGCGGTGGCGACGATCCTCGTCGCCGACGCCGCGATGGCCGTCCGCAACCTCATCATCGTCGTCGCGTTCGTCCCGGAGTCCGCCTTCAGCGTCGGCCTCCCGCTCGGTCTCATCGCGATCGGCGGCGTGGCGCTCACGGGCTATGAACGCAACTGGACGGGAGACATCGACCTCGACCTCGACTCGCCGTTCAGCAGCGCGAATGCGCTGACGTTCGGTGGGCTGTTTCTCGCCGTGCTCGTGATCACCGCGGGCGCACAGCAGATGTTCGGCACCGCGGGCTTTCTGGTCACGAGCTTCCTCAGCGGCCTGCTTTCGAGCGGGACGACCACCACGACGGCCGTCTCACTCGCGAGCACCGGTCAAATCACTCCGGCCGTGGCCGCCCAAGGCGTGTTGGCGGGTACCCTCGCCAGCATCTTCGTCAAGGTCTGGCTCGCAGTCGGCATCAACCGAAAGCTGCTCGCGCCGGTTACGATCCGGTCTATTTACCTCTCGCTTCTCGGACTCGCGGGCGTCCTCGCCGTGCAGGTCCTTTGA
- a CDS encoding ABC transporter ATP-binding protein, which produces MSDIHIDGLTKQFDDVTAVDDISLDIESGEFLVFVGPSGCGKSTTLRMIAGLESITSGELRIGERRVNELAPKERSIAMVFQNYALYPHMTGAENMKFGMKSVSDYTDDEIDQRVQEAAEILDIPELLARQPKELSGGERQRVAIGRAIVREPDVFLLDEPLSNLDAKLRVQMRAELLQLHREIDATTLYVTHDQTEAMTLGDRVAVLNDGEIEQVDPPQVLYDYPATRFVAEFIGSPAMNVVPIELDGEGGDAAARHESFDLPLPNADDLAGHSGAAFLGVRPEDVSLARNVDGEEWTFEAEVSVTEPLGESLLLHCLVGDDEIHVKAEARSEIDAGDTIELGVDEERLHVFDESGEAIYHSSPRERTSDAVQTQAEH; this is translated from the coding sequence ATGTCTGACATTCACATCGACGGTCTCACGAAACAGTTCGACGACGTAACCGCGGTCGACGACATCTCTCTCGACATCGAGAGCGGAGAGTTCCTCGTCTTCGTCGGCCCCTCCGGTTGCGGCAAATCGACCACGCTCCGGATGATCGCCGGGCTCGAAAGCATCACGAGCGGCGAACTCCGCATCGGTGAGCGCCGCGTCAACGAGCTCGCGCCGAAAGAGCGGAGCATCGCGATGGTGTTCCAAAACTACGCGCTCTACCCGCATATGACGGGCGCGGAGAACATGAAGTTCGGGATGAAGTCCGTCAGCGACTACACCGACGATGAGATCGACCAGCGCGTGCAGGAGGCGGCGGAGATCCTCGACATCCCCGAGTTACTCGCTCGGCAGCCGAAGGAGCTCTCCGGCGGCGAGCGCCAGCGGGTGGCGATCGGACGAGCGATCGTCAGAGAGCCGGACGTGTTCCTGCTCGACGAGCCGCTGAGCAATCTCGACGCGAAGCTCCGGGTGCAGATGCGCGCGGAGCTGCTGCAGCTGCACCGAGAGATCGACGCGACGACGCTGTACGTGACGCACGACCAGACGGAGGCGATGACGCTGGGCGACAGAGTGGCCGTGCTGAACGACGGGGAGATCGAACAGGTGGATCCGCCGCAGGTGCTCTACGACTACCCGGCGACCCGGTTCGTCGCGGAGTTCATCGGCAGCCCGGCGATGAACGTAGTTCCCATCGAACTCGACGGAGAGGGCGGCGACGCCGCCGCGCGACACGAGTCTTTCGACCTCCCGCTTCCGAACGCCGACGACCTCGCGGGACACTCGGGAGCAGCGTTCCTCGGCGTCCGCCCGGAGGACGTCTCGCTGGCGAGGAACGTCGACGGCGAGGAGTGGACCTTCGAGGCGGAAGTGTCCGTGACCGAACCGCTGGGCGAGTCGCTGCTGCTCCACTGTCTCGTCGGCGACGACGAGATACACGTCAAGGCCGAGGCCCGCAGCGAGATCGACGCGGGCGATACGATCGAACTCGGCGTCGACGAAGAGCGCCTCCACGTGTTCGACGAGTCGGGCGAAGCCATCTATCACTCCTCCCCGCGCGAGCGGACGTCCGACGCCGTGCAAACCCAAGCGGAGCACTGA